A window of Nicotiana sylvestris chromosome 8, ASM39365v2, whole genome shotgun sequence genomic DNA:
ACGCCATTTTCCTCGTAACAAACTTGGGTGTATCAATCTTAATATAATCACACATAAAATACCTATAGCCAAAAGCCTAAAACCAAATATAGCATAATCACACAAAAAATACCTATAGCATTCGTACGTTTTGTTCATTACAAAATCATTGTAATGATATGACTGTATGTCATGTATTAGAGATTAGcatgaaggaaaagaaaaattccGAATAAGTAGTAGCACCAAAATTACTAAACAGAAACTTCTAGCTTCTACGATTTTCACTAAAATATTGATTTTGGTTTAGGAGACAATTATGTTCCTTACTGATATTTAGGAGTAAAACTTTACCCATAAAAACTTCATATGAGTTCTAATTTCTTAGGATTAAAGAGCATAAAACTAGATATTTTGTATTAGTATTAATGTATAAACTCTTACCATTAAGAATAAAGTTACTTGCCCGCCAAAATGGTATGACCAGAGTCGAAGTTAAAGAGCACCTACCACATAATCTTGATGTAGAAAATCATGAAATGAGCAATTCATGCTGATAACATGTTAAGAAACTTAgctcaaatataatataaaacaaTAAAATAGACACGGAatatagagaaaagagagagcttTCTTATTTCATCAAATATTTTTCAAGTGTGTTCAAGTATGTAGTAGATGATCCCCAATACCTCTATTTATTGGGTTACATAAAGGTTTACAATAAGGTTGCTTTAAATATGGTATTAAACGTTTGAGATCATGGAAGAAGATTATGAGAAGGTTATGGAGGCGTGAGAGTTACAACTTTAATGATGAGAAGTAGTGGGGGTTATCTACATAATGGAGAAGAGTAGTGTGAGTTATATTTGATTAGTGAACAtccatataaatatatatttcaTAACAGTTTTCTATTTTTCAAATTTAAGGGCTCCAAATAAATTTTGGCTTTAGGCCAATAAAGTGCTTGAGCTGCCCCTGCTGACTATCATCCATGGTAGTAAAAGAAACCTACAATTACAACGACGCTTCAGTTTCAAACCAAAATTCATATGGATTAACTAGCTTTACAATGGCGGTAAACCTACTATCGCTCTTCTTCTTTGTTCCGACTTAGAACCAACAATATAACCAAGCTAGTGCAAGTGGAGTTGCTTAGTCTTTTTCTGAACTGTCGTTGCCTTACGTGCTTCCTATCTATATGAGTTAATTGTTGGAGTTGTTTATAAGCGGTCGAAAAAGATGGCATAAGATAATATAAAGCAATAGGATAATATGAAGATATTTATCTTAACGATGCATGTATTTAATATAAGGCCTAAATAACTTTTTTGGAAGTATCAACTTGGTTTGGAGGGTTAAACTACTCTATCAAGTTTAGAATTCTAAATTCCAAAATAATCGGATCCATAAGGCTTAATTTGTAAATTCTTGAATGATGTTAATGAACTTTTAATTGGACTAGCATGCCAACAGGATAAATAGCAAACATATACTGACCTTAGTGAAGATGAAAGGTCAATTTATCTACTTATTCAAGCATGAGGATGAGTGATGCAACATTAAATTTTTTAATGAGAAATTTTgatttagaaaatgaaaaattgATGAAGCAGTTGTCTAATTGTAAGAATATGTTCTCTATCATATTAGGGTTGATAAGTTAAGTTACAGCTTGCCATTGACCTTATCAGGTGGGAACAGGTAGCATAGGTTTTAAACAAAACCTCTTACATATATTATCATAGATAAAAggggagagaaaagaaaaatagaaaagagattTTTGGGTGCCTCAAATATATGTGGACGTTGGGCATTTTACCTTGGCATAGTTCGGAGTAAAATGATTAAACTAATAATTTTCGGTAATTCtaacaaaatattttttagtttttgaaacaaaaataaatatagtatatacttagaaatttattaaaaaatttatAATCAATAATAAATAGtaatataaaatatttaaaaagtatAGTAAAAGGATTTCTTTTGACTTCCTAAATAATATAACTACGTCAACTTATTTTTCACCCTATATTACAAACAATGTTCGTCATAGCAGGCGCCATTTTTTACTTATAACCTATTGTGTGGTTCGTCAAATTCAAGGATTAATTTATTTCAACTTGATAGAGAAGTTGACTTTGTTTGCTCTGATGCAACTTACCAATAACCATTTACCTCTTTTGTCTTTTTCATTTCTCTCTCATCCTTTGGTGTACTACTTGAAGATTGTATATAAGTACGGCCATCCATATATGTATAAGTGGATAAGAATATTATTATTTCCAACTTGACTTATaaaattacactttacaaaacaTATTTTATACTTTAAGgagtcgtttggttggaataggGTTTATGCCTGTATAAgttatgccggtataagttatgccgagattagttatgctgggattgttgtttatttactatttggtatgttgtattaagaaagACAATTGTATAATTTATAAGAATAAGGCATAAGTTATACCGGTGTTAATTATCTCaccctctataaggtataagttatcccgataTTAAAATTAACACCAGAATAACTTATTtttggtttgctaaccaaacagagtattaaagtgatattaaatttttataccatccCTATACCTTCTTGTACTTCATACCAAACCACTCCTAATTTCTTGCATACCAACATGAAAAGACAAAGCTAATAGGTAGATCACGAATCTTGTTAACTACTTCAACGTCAACACCAACTAAATGTCATacgaataaaaaaataaagttggaaaaagaGCAAGATATCTATTCTTTGTCATTAAAACATTTATAAAGTATGGGTGTACCCATAgaataatatataattaaataaaagtcGGTATAAAGTTAGATACTACATTTATTGACTGTTGAACTGCAACTAGTGTACACGTTGTAGTTGTGTCTAGAAAATGTCAACTGTACTCTCCAGAAAACAACTAGTCCTTTAAGAATCTTATAATATATATTCTCAAGTTTGTATTTAAAAACAGCCAACAGTTGTTGTGAACACCACTAGTTCTTTTATATCTTGAAAAcaaaggaggaggaagaagaagaagaacaacaagaGAAAAAGACAGAGATGAAGCTAGTTTGGTCTCCTGAAACAGCTTCAAAAGCTTATCTTGACACCATAAAGACAGTAAGCAGCAACAGATTTTGCTTCGAATATTTTCctccaaattttatttttcattcaGTGCTTTAATTGTTTTTGGACTTGTATTCATATGCAGTGTGGAATTTCAAGAAAATCCTGTGCTGCAGAATTTTTATCAGCCATGGGGGCTGGGTACAACGCCAAATTAATAGTTGAAGCATGGAAAAGTGATAAGATCAATGGTGACTCAATCTCCACAAGCATCGGCCTAGCCGTCGCATCAAAACATAGTCGTGGCAGGTACGCAGAGGCGGATACAACCTAGTTTATACCGACTCACTTGGATCCAGTAACTTTAACACATACTAACAAATATATGTAgaaaattactaaaaattttaaatataaaagTCATAACCTAAAATTTCAAAAGTGCAATGAATTAATATTAAGAtttaaaatttgaacaaaaatcaaGTTTAAATTCGGGGTTCATTTCTGTAGGTATGTGTGCATGGTGCCAGACGAAGAATCAAGAGTAGCGTATGTAGGCGCCATGCAAAATTCAGGCATGTCCTTGCCGGAAATGATGGTGGGAGAGGCAGAAGAGGTGATGGAAAGATTAaatggggttgactttttgattgtGGATGAGAAGAGAAGTGACTCTTTTTCAATCTTTAATAGTGCTAAATTGAGCCATCGTGGAGCAATTTTAGTGTGCAAAAATGGAAGGAATATAGAGACTAATAAGTTCAGTTGGGATGGAGTTCTTGATAGCAAAGTTTGTGTTGTGAGATCAGTGACACTTCCATTTGGGAATGGATTGGAGGTTGCTTATATAGCAAGTAAATATGGAAATCAAAAGGCTCGAAAATACGCCAAGCGTTGGATTAGACACATTGATCGGAAGTCAGGTGAGGAGCATGTTATTCGACGATGATCTGCATACTCAAGTGCAAACCTCAAATCGAGATCTCATGTAGtttgaatatattttttttttctttgtatataTCAGTTTGTCTTATGCTAATGAGGCCTTGTTAGAGCCTAGGTTGAGGCACTTTATCCTTTCTGCTCCCAAAGGAAAGAAATAGTTCTTGGTTTTACTGAAGGCACTTCCATGACGATTCTTGCTTTTGGTATAAATTCTGTGATTTAAGCCTTTTTTCTGAGGTTTTTCAGTTGATGTATGTTACTCGCATGTGATTCACATTAATTTAGATATTCAAGGTATAAAATGCTCTATGTAGATGTTGTCTATTTATTTGAATCTCTAGAAACTATTGTGTTCTACTGAAAGGAAACTTGTTCTAGTATTTTTTATGTTATAAATTTGCTTCGTCGAGGTTCTATCATGTTTAAGTTTAGTTGTACAATGTTTAACAGATTTGAACTTCCTGCTGCAATTTTTGATATGATTGCTAATTTAAATGATTCGGATGAGATAAGTCTTACAAGTCTTATGGATGATACCATGGTAAGTAAACTTATTTTAGTTCATGAAAGGAAGTTTCTTGGTTGTATATGCAAATGAGTCTGTTTGATTAAATAAATCTTGTCTAGTATTTTGTTTTGACTATAGTATTGTATCTCTAGGAGTATTAATAAGTTCTGATGCAACTTTATTTTGGGGAGTACTTTATTCAAGCTTGCACTGCTAGCTTACATATCTATTTTTCGCTACAATTGCTATAGCCCACATCTCTTTCAGTAAGTCCTCATCCAGAATTAGAGATGGATCGACAATTTTGGCCACTAGAACTTGTTTTCCTCAGTATTAATACATCTTGCAGGCCTATATTATGAAGGTTAATCAAAATGGTTCGACAGACAAGTAGGAGCGTCACAAGGCTAGTCAGCTACTTAGAAACAACATTACCCTCCccggaccccacttgtgggattatactggattgttgttgtttaagTTATTTCTCATAAAAATATGTTATTGGTTTTTCTTAAGTCTTTGGTTTCAAGAAGACTAGACGTTTTGGTCTGATTGCCCATGGGAGGTCCAGGAGGATGACTTGAAATATGCATGGCTATTTGTGACCAGGATTATATAATGATTATATAATTTCTTGCCGGGCtgtggaaaaagaaaaaaaggaaaaatgataaccaTACCAAATAGTTTGAAATAAGCATCAAATCAAGAGTGCTTTCAAGCATGATGCACTTTACCTTTGCACATAATCCAGATTGTGGATGATTGTTTCTTTCTCCTAGTCGTGCATTAGTAATCTTATATTTCCAACTATGTTTCTGCGAGTGCTTTTGAGgttttgtgtttccacaagctctTTTTAGGTTGATGGTTCCTGTTACAGTCATTTTGGTCATCTTACCATCTTGATATTTTTTGTGCTTCTTTTACATGGCTTCTTAGTATTGTCCCGTGTTATCTTTCTTTTCATTAATTTGTGCTTATGTTGTCATGGGCCAAGGGTCTATGGGAAACAACTTCTCTATCTTCACAAGATAGggataaggtctgtgtacacattTCCCTCCCCATACCCACTATgcgggataatactgggtatgttgttgttataAGTAGTAACAGTTAAATAAGCTTCCACTAGTTTCATTTTGCACTTTTGTACTTTATTGCTTCTTTTTATCAAAATCTaattatatttattttctttttaggaTGAGCATGCGTAATTGAACAATCCTCACATCTGGTTCATGAGGTGCACAAGCTGTTGGAAGAagatttatttttttggttaCTATTAGAATAGAACTTAAGGACCTTGGAAGATTTATTTTTTGGGTTACTATTAGAATAGAACTTAAGGACCTTGGATATATGATGCTTTTACTCGTTTTGTAAGTAAAGATATACTTTTAGGATTATTTAGTTTTTGAAAGTTAGTATATCCACTTCATAAATTTTTAGTGTAGAcactttatttatatttatttaaaatacgATTTATAATTCGTACTTGTATTTGTGAAAATTTAAAGAATATATGAATTGTGTATTTAGTAACAACATATAAATTATTGCCAAAGTAGTACTAGAGAATCTATTGGCAAAAAGGTATTATTGTCACAATAACAATTGTTGCTAAAAGTCTTGATAACAGATTATTAACTTTATCGCTAATTTTTTTTAGCAACAACTGATATTATTGGTAAAAAACTAATGTTGTCGAAACAATAATTTTTTATTGCTACATGTCTTCAAAACCCACGACTTCATTGACCTTTTACCAACAAAAAATAACTTACGGCAACGGTAGATATTGTTGCGATAAGTTACCTTTTGGCAACAATATTCTCTGTTGTTGCATATACTTTTCCCATCGGTGTTTACTGCAGCGGAGTGCAACGACTTCTTTGTCGTTGCCAAAAACATTTTTGCCAACAACGTTGAATATATGGCAACAAAAAATGTTGTTGCGAAAGGCCTTCATTTTTGTAGTACCTGTACAATTCATATATTTAACAAGTACAGAATAATAACATGACCAAGTCATAAATCACAAAATGAACAATCCCGGTGTAAGTTTATCAAGTACTCTGCTCAGTCGGTAATCCAACATATATAAAGATGATATGCAAGTAGATCATGTAAATAACTAAGGAAAATTACAATTAAAGATGAAATGCGATAACCAAATAATACTGGCCAGATTTTCTCAGAATCTCCATAACTGCACCAACCACTAATCAGTTTTCCTCAATTCgcgtgtacaccatcaagagagaaacataaGAGGGTGACCCTAGGGTATGGATCCATATTCACACGCTGCatagacaactcacgtgttgcacagACTCTCACGTGCTAATAATATTAACTGCACGAACAACTAACGTGTCACACGAATAACTCACGTGCTTCACAGACAACTCATGTGTTAATAATTACAATTCGCCATGTGTGGTCACGTGCATAATATCACATTCCATCCGACATGGTCATGCGCACAATATCACAATTTGCCCAGCGAGGTCATAGGCTACCAGTCCCAACCATAT
This region includes:
- the LOC104227014 gene encoding uncharacterized protein isoform X1, which codes for MKLVWSPETASKAYLDTIKTCGISRKSCAAEFLSAMGAGYNAKLIVEAWKSDKINGDSISTSIGLAVASKHSRGRYVCMVPDEESRVAYVGAMQNSGMSLPEMMVGEAEEVMERLNGVDFLIVDEKRSDSFSIFNSAKLSHRGAILVCKNGRNIETNKFSWDGVLDSKVCVVRSVTLPFGNGLEVAYIASKYGNQKARKYAKRWIRHIDRKSGEEHVIRR
- the LOC104227014 gene encoding uncharacterized protein isoform X2, which produces MKLVWSPETASKAYLDTIKTCGISRKSCAAEFLSAMGAGYNAKLIVEAWKSDKINGDSISTSIGLAVASKHSRGRYVCMVPDEESRVAYVGAMQNSGMSLPEMMVGEAEEVMERLNGVDFLIVDEKRSDSFSIFNSAKLSHRGAILVCKNGRNIETNKFSWDGVLDSKVCVVRSVTLPFGNGLEVAYIASKYGNQKARKYAKRWIRHIDRKSG